A part of Cryptococcus tetragattii IND107 chromosome 3, whole genome shotgun sequence genomic DNA contains:
- a CDS encoding 60S ribosomal protein uL11, translated as MPPKFDPSEVKIIYLRATGGEVGASSALAPKIGPLGLSPKKVGEDIAKATGDWKGLRVTVQLTIQNRQAAVSVVPSASSLVIKALKEPPRDRKKEKNIKHSGNVPLDQIYDIARKMAHKSFAKDLSGGVREILGTAHSVGCTVDGKNPHDVIVAIQEGEIVVPDE; from the exons ATGCCCCCCAAGTTCGACCCCAGCGAGGTTAAG ATTATCTACCTCCGAGCGACCGGTGGTGAGGTCGGTGCCTCTTCCGCTTTGGCCCCCAAGATCGGTCCCCTTGGTCTC TCCCCCAAGAAGGTCGGAGAAGACATTGCTAAGGCCACTGGTGACTGGAAGGGTCTCCGAGTGACTGTCCAGCTCACTATCCAGAACAG GCAAGCCGCCGTCTCCGTTGTTCCctccgcttcttcccttgTCATCAAGGCCCTCAAGGAGCCCCCTAGggacaggaagaaggagaagaacatCAAGCACTCCGGTAACGTCCCCCTTGACCAGATCTACGAC ATTGCCCGTAAGATGGCCCACAAGTCTTTCGCCAAGGACCTCTCTGGTGGTGTCCGTGAAATCCTCGGTACCGCCCACTCTGTTGGTTGCACTGTTGACGGCAAGAACCCCCACGACGTCATTGTTGCTATCCAGGAAGGCGAGATTGTCGTTCCCGACGAGTAA